From a region of the Panicum virgatum strain AP13 chromosome 2K, P.virgatum_v5, whole genome shotgun sequence genome:
- the LOC120670754 gene encoding DNA-directed RNA polymerases II, IV and V subunit 6A-like isoform X3 → MADDDYTDMDMGYEDEPPEPEIEEGAEEELENNNEDAPDDVVGAEVEDKEQEKKARDRKTSKYMTKYERARILGTRALQISMNAPVMVELEGETGPLEVLWLEESSI, encoded by the exons atggcggacgACGACTACACCGACATGGACATGGG GTATGAGGATGAGCCCCCAGAACCAGAGATTGAG GAGGGGGCTGAGGAGGAGCTTGAGAACAACAATGAGGATGCTCCTGATGATGTTGTAGGGGCAGAAGTTGAAGACAAGGAACAGGAAAAGAAGGCACGCGATCGGAAAACATCAAAGTATATGACAAAGTATGAGCGTGCACGCATTCTTGGTACCCGTGCTTTGCAGATTAG CATGAATGCTCCAGTTATGGTCGAGCTTGAAGGGGAAACTGGTCCTCTTGAG GTCCTTTGGCTTGAGGAGTCATCAATCTAG
- the LOC120670754 gene encoding DNA-directed RNA polymerases II, IV and V subunit 6A-like isoform X1, translated as MADDDYTDMDMGYEDEPPEPEIEEGAEEELENNNEDAPDDVVGAEVEDKEQEKKARDRKTSKYMTKYERARILGTRALQISMNAPVMVELEGETGPLEIAMKELRARKIPFTIRRYLPDGSYEDWGVDELIVEDSGKRQVGGD; from the exons atggcggacgACGACTACACCGACATGGACATGGG GTATGAGGATGAGCCCCCAGAACCAGAGATTGAG GAGGGGGCTGAGGAGGAGCTTGAGAACAACAATGAGGATGCTCCTGATGATGTTGTAGGGGCAGAAGTTGAAGACAAGGAACAGGAAAAGAAGGCACGCGATCGGAAAACATCAAAGTATATGACAAAGTATGAGCGTGCACGCATTCTTGGTACCCGTGCTTTGCAGATTAG CATGAATGCTCCAGTTATGGTCGAGCTTGAAGGGGAAACTGGTCCTCTTGAG ATCGCCATGAAAGAACTGAGAGCACGCAAGATCCCATTCACAATCAGACGATATTTACCGGATGGAAG CTACGAGGACTGGGGTGTTGATGAACTCATCGTGGAGGACTCCGGGAAACGTCAAGTCGGTGGggactaa
- the LOC120670754 gene encoding DNA-directed RNA polymerases II, IV and V subunit 6A-like isoform X2: MADDDYTDMDMGYEDEPPEPEIEEGAEEELENNNEDAPDDVVGAEVEDKEQEKKARDRKTSKYMTKYERARILGTRALQISMNAPVMVELEGETGPLEIAMKELRARKIPFTIRRYLPDGSYEDWGVDELIVEDSGKRQVGGD; this comes from the exons atggcggacgACGACTACACCGACATGGACATGGG GTATGAGGATGAGCCCCCAGAACCAGAGATTGAG GAGGGGGCTGAGGAGGAGCTTGAGAACAACAATGAGGATGCTCCTGATGATGTTGTAGGGGCAGAAGTTGAAGACAAGGAACAGGAAAAGAAGGCACGCGATCGGAAAACATCAAAGTATATGACAAAGTATGAGCGTGCACGCATTCTTGGTACCCGTGCTTTGCAGATTAG CATGAATGCTCCAGTTATGGTCGAGCTTGAAGGGGAAACTGGTCCTCTTGAG ATCGCCATGAAAGAACTGAGAGCACGCAAGATCCCATTCACAATCAGACGATATTTACCGGATGGAAG CTACGAGGACTGGGGTGTTGATGAACTCATCGTGGAGGACTCCGGGAAACGTCAAGTCGGTGGggact aa
- the LOC120670775 gene encoding ABC transporter B family member 28-like, whose protein sequence is MAISTWSARLLLAPAPSSRAAAPAPPPPAAHPTRLPSSPASRRRPLLRLARPPRAYISAPAPGPEAAYAAPSLDAAAAAADVAASISSSDALTWAGVWALLSRHRARIALCLAALLACTTCTLSMPLFSGRFFETLIGRGNEPLWRLLSKIAVLYTLEPIFTIIFVVNMTVIWEQVMARLRSQIFRRILIQKMVFFDRHKVGELTGLLTSDLGSLKNVVSDNISRDRGLRALSEITGTLCILFTLSTELAPVLGLLMVSVSVLVALFKRSTVPTFKSYGIVQARISDCASETFSAIRTVRTFGGEKRQISLFDNLARAYQNSGTKLGVLKSANESLTRVVVYVSLLALYILGGSKVNAGKLSVGTMASFIGYTFTLTFAVQGAVNTLGDLRGTLASIERINSILSAKDIDDSLAYGLAKELDSKELEDSNGGVYENGSVNKHFMSELKSSSSCSNLTWSGDIHLKDVHFSYPLRSDVEILNGLDLTIECGKVTALVGPSGAGKSTVVQLLARYYEPTQGCITVAGEDIRIFDKREWSRVISLVNQDPVLFSVSVGENIAYGLPDDVVSKDDIIKAAKAANAHEFIISLPQGYDTLVGERGSLLSGGQRQRIAIARALLKNAPILILDEATSALDTTSERLVQEALNHLMKGRTSLVIAHRLSTVQNAHRIAVCSEGKITELGTHAELVAKGGSYASLVGTQRLGFE, encoded by the exons ATGGCGATCTCCACCTGGagcgcgcgcctcctcctcgcccccgctccctcctcccgcgccgccgccccagctccGCCTCCCCCCGCCGCGCACCCGAcccgcctcccctcctctccagcctcccgccgccgccccctcctccgcctcgctcgcccgccgcgcgcctACATCTCCGCGCCGGCGCCAGGCCCCGAGGCCGCCTACGCGGCGCCCTCCctcgacgccgcggccgcggcggccgacgtcgccgcctccatctcgtccTCCGACGCCCTCACCTGGGCGGGCGTCTGGGCGCTGCTCTCGCGCCACAGGGCCCGCATCGcgctctgcctcgccgcgctcctCGCCTGCACCACTTGCACCCTCTCCATGCCTCTCTTCTCAG GGAGGTTCTTCGAGACGCTGATTGGGCGGGGGAACGAGCCGCTGTGGAGACTGCTGTCCAAGATCGCGGTGCTGTACACGCTGGAGCCCATCTTCACAATCATATTTGTGGTCAACATGACCGTCATCTGGGAGCAGGTTATGGCCAGGCTGCGGAGCCAGATATTTCGGAGGATTCTGATCCAAAAG ATGGTGTTTTTTGATCGGCACAAG GTTGGTGAATTGACTGGTTTGTTGACATCTGATTTGGGTTCCTTGAAGAATGTTGTAAGTGACAACATATCTAGAGATCGCGGACTAAGGGCACTCTCTGAG ATCACCGGTACACTTTGTATACTTTTCACACTATCTACTGAACTAGCTCCTGTTCTAGGGCTCCTAATGGTCTCCGTCTCCGTTCTAGTTG CTCTTTTCAAGAGGTCAACTGTTCCTACTTTTAAATCTTACGGAATTGTGCAAGCGCGCATATCAGATTGTGCATCAGAGACATTTTCAGCTATTCGTACT GTCCGGACTTTTGGCGGTGAAAAACGACAAATTTCTTTGTTTGACAATTTG GCACGTGCTTACCAAAATAGTGGCACAAAACTTGGAGTGCTGAAATCTGCTAATGAATCATTAACAAGGGTAGTGGTTTATGTATCACTACTGGCACTTTACATTCTTGGTGGAAGCAAGGTCAACGCG GGAAAATTGTCTGTTGGGACCATGGCATCTTTTATCGGTTACACCTTCACGTTAACCTTTGCT GTTCAAGGAGCTGTTAATACCCTTGGTGATCTACGTGGCACATTGGCTTCTATAGAGAGAATAAATTCTATTCTGTCAGCGAAGGACATTGACGATTCACTTGCATATGGTTTAGCCAAAGAACTAGACAGCAAAGAGCTTGAAGATTCCAATGGCGGAGTGTATGAAAATGGCTCTGTTAACAAACATTTCATGTCAGAACTGAAATCATCCAGTAGCTGTAGTAATCTAACCTGGTCTGGTGACATTCATCTTAAAG ATGTCCATTTCTCTTATCCACTGAGATCTGATGTGGAGATTTTAAATGGCCTTGATCTTACAATTGAGTGTGGAAAAGTCACAGCACTTGTAGGGCCTAGTGGTGCTGGCAAAAGTACTGTGGTGCAACTTCTAGCACGGTATTATGAG CCAACTCAAGGTTGCATCACCGTGGCAGGAGAAGACATCCGCATATTTGACAAAAGAGAGTGGTCTCGAGTAATATCTCTAGTGAATCAG GATCCAGTCCTCTTCTCGGTCTCTGTTGGAGAAAATATTGCTTATGGTCTCCCAGATGATGTTGTCTCCAAGGATGACATAATAAAAGCTGCTAAAGCCGCCAATGCTCATGAATTCATCATTTCTCTTCCACAG GGGTATGACACACTTGTTGGTGAACGAGGCAGTCTCCTAAGTGGGGGACAAAGACAG AGGATTGCAATTGCACGGGCCCTTCTGAAAAATGCTCCTATTCTAATACTTGATGAG GCCACTAGCGCACTGGACACGACAAGTGAGCGGCTCGTGCAGGAAGCTCTCAATCACTTGATGAAGGGAAGGACTTCCCTGGTGATTGCCCACAGGCTGAGCACCGTGCAGAATGCACATCGAATTGCTGTTTGCTCAGAGGGCAAAATAACTGAACTGGGGACGCACGCCGAGCTGGTGGCTAAGGGAGGCAGCTATGCATCACTTGTCGGGACACAGAGGCTTGGTTTCGAGTAA